The Lusitaniella coriacea LEGE 07157 DNA segment ACTCAGTCGTCCCAGTCACGAGAATCGAAATTTTTTGCCTGCACTTAAGGAGTTTCAATTGATTAAATGTTGACTTGCGGGTTCGGACTCCTTGAGGATCCTCGATTTTCAGGCAAATCTTAAATTTTTTGTTAATTATTGCAACGAGAGTGGCAAAGCCCTTCAGGTCTTGGTGGAAGATAAACCTGAAAGAATTGAAATATTCCTTTTTATTAATAATTGAAGGAGAACACAAATTGACTTACTCAGCTTTAATCCTTGCTGCTTCCTCTGTTCCGAGTACCGTATCGTGGAGTCCGAAAATTGCAATTATAATGATTCTTTGCAATGTTCTCGCGATCGCGATCGGTAAATACGGCATCAATCACCCCAGCAAGCCTCCGGCACTCCCCTCCGCAGAATTATTCGGCGGCATGGGTTTTCCCGCACTGCTTGCTACCACTAGCCTCGGTCACATTATCGGCGCAGGTGTAATTCTAGGACTGGCTTACACGGGCGGTCTATAGAGCGCCATTTCACTGAAGATATTGCAGGTCGCAGAAATTTGGGAAGCTCAATGGCTATTTCTCAGTT contains these protein-coding regions:
- the psaK gene encoding photosystem I reaction center subunit PsaK; this encodes MTYSALILAASSVPSTVSWSPKIAIIMILCNVLAIAIGKYGINHPSKPPALPSAELFGGMGFPALLATTSLGHIIGAGVILGLAYTGGL